A window of Odocoileus virginianus isolate 20LAN1187 ecotype Illinois chromosome 3, Ovbor_1.2, whole genome shotgun sequence genomic DNA:
ACCTTCAGGCATGCCCCCAGTCAACATGCTAAGACAATTCCCAGAGCCCACTCGCCCCTTCAGCCACCCCAGACACTGGGAGCTCCCTTCCCAAGCCTGCCCAAGCAGGCTCAGAGGGGTGTGGGCAGCCTGGAGGCATCCTGGAGCATTGTCCTTGGTTGATGGATGAACCACCTCCAGATCAATATGGTTCGGAATTTCACCCGGGGTCTGGTGGAAGCTGTAGCACTGCTCAGGACAGAGGCAGGCCCAGGGCTCACTTCTACCCACCCTCGGTCCTCAGGAGGGCTCCTGATGTTCCAGCCATAAAGCTTCCAGGAAGGAACAGTCACCCTGGGCACAGGACGGTCCCCAGGAAGCACGACAGGCTGGAAACACCGGGCTGCATGCAGGAGCATCTCCTGCCATGTCAGTAGCTTTGGGAGGCCCACAGATGCTTGGGGACCCTCCCAGGGCATGTTCTTTCAACTGGGTCACCCAAGAAAGTGCGGCTGGCTGCAGGGCGCAGTAGATGAGGCCCCGTACAGGAGCGCAGGGGCATCCGAGGTTACTTGGTGGCTGTGGGCCACCAGCCTGGCACAGACGCAGTGAGGGCCACAAGGCCACTCTCGGAGGTTCTGATGTGGAGAGGACCCTTAATCTTCTCAGACCGCAACAGGGCCAGACCCAcgtcccccagccctgccctgtacTTGCCGGCCGCCTGCCCTGCCTCGGTGAGCACAGGGGCGCCGGGGGCAATGCCGCCACCAGGAACGGCACCTGAGAACTGTACTGGGAAGAGGCGCTTTCGGATAACACCCATGTGGTGGGTGCGAGCTGTCAGCTCCTGGCCAATGTAGCAGCCCTTGGTGAAGCTGATGCCGTTCATGAAGGCCAGGTTGGACTCCAGAGGCAGCGCTACTCCTGGGGGCAGGTCATGGACACCCTCGGGAACACCtgcagaggtggggagaggcTTGGTGAGGTCTGAGGTGTCCTCCGGAGCTGGGGGCTCAACCCAGGGTGGCCAGGGGTACTGGCCTGTAGGAGTCCCACCATCTGACCCCCGCAGTCTTCTGGGTCCCTCCGCGTCCTCCAGGTCCCAACTCCGGCTCCTGCTCTGGTCTCTGGGTGGGCATCTTGGTCTGGCCCTCAACACTGCCCACTAGAGAAGGTCCTACCCCTGACGCCGGAGCTCTGCTCTATCCCGACTCCTCCCAGTGCCTGGACTCACCATGCAGCCTTCCCAGGGCTCCGGGTCACACCTCCTGTCCCCTcccgccccaccctgcccctcctccctgtcCAGCATCAGCCCCCCAAACCTAACCTCTCCCCGGGTCCAACCCCATGTCCATACCTTGCTGGTACCGGTGCCGGTGATAATCCTGGAGGTCCCCAAGGCGGCCCCCGGGCACCAGGGCTGAACCCTCACCCTGGGAGAGGAGCCGCCAGCCCATGCAGGCAGTCCGGGGGTCACGGGTGAGGATGGCGGCACACTCGGCCTCCTTCCGCAGCGGCACCGCCCCTCCAGCATCCCCCGGGGCTCGGGGCAGCACGGCCCACACGCGCAGCTCAGGGCACGGCTCCACCGTGACCTTCCGCCGGATCTTGTGCAGCAAGAGGTGCGTCTGCAGCGCATCGCGCGCTGAGCTGTCGCACTCCAGGAGGAAGGTGGGCTGTTCACCGGGGCGCTCAGGGAGCCTGCGGGGAGAGGCGGGGGTGGCAGGCACACCGAGGAAGTGCCTGTGCCGCCCAAGTGCACCCGCCCCTCGGACCAGCTGGCGCTGCTGCCCGGCccagcacccctccccacccagggagggaGCCACAGGAAACAGTTCGGCCGGGGGAGGACAGGTGCGAAGCAGGGCCTTGGGACCACAGTGGTGTCCGGTGGCCAGGGTGAGGTGAACAGGCACAGACGGCCACACCAGTCAGAACCTGCCGCCTCCAGCCCTGAGAAGCACCAAGACGCCAAGGATCCTCAGTCAGGGCACACAGCAGATTTCAGGAGGGGTGCTGACAGGCAGCCGACGCAGGTGAGGTGCCTGGTGAGGCCACACTTAGCCCATGCCCACTTCCTAcctcccccagggaagccctgcaaccTGATCAGGGTCCCAGAGCCTTCCTAACTCCCAGTCCAGGCAGCCCACATCCAGTGGAATGACTCCAGATCCTGGTGTCACTGAAGAATGGATGGTGGGGCCcttctggacagaggagcacagaCAGACCAGCGCACGGTCAGATGTGATGGAGGGGCCCTAAGTGGAGATGTCTAGGGCCCAGAGGAGTACATGGCTAGAGTCCTGATTACAGATGTAGCTTGAGGAAGGACCCACAGCTGCATGGCAGCTGAGACAGAGAAGTGGGTAAAACCTTCAGGAGCATGTATCAAAAAGAAAGGCCATCAGCTTGGACCCACCAGCTGTGCCTCTGACCCTCTCCCCAGGCACGAAAGGGTTAAGTGCTACCCTGGAGAAGTCAATCACCAGCCAAGGAAAGAGCTACAGAAGCTtgcctggggtggtggtgggggagggacttgcctggtggtccagtggttaagaagctgccctcaaatgcagggggctcaacttcgacccctggttggggaactaagatcgccacaactactgagcctgcagtcCTCAACTAGAGAGACGCCCACGCTCTGGGACAAAGAGCCCAGGCACCCTAAgaaaagatcctgcgtgccacaactaacgcccagcacagccaaaacaatagaaataaacaaagaaaatatttttaaaacaaacagaactAAAATTTCTCTATTTGtctttggcagtgctgggtctctgctgctgtgcacgggctttctctagttgcggcgagtgggggccactctggTTGCGGTgatggcttctcactgcaggggcttctcttgtggagcacaagcgctaggcgtgtgggcttcagtagctgcagcgcacgggcttagttgccccgtggcatgtggactcttcggggacctgggaatcaaacccatatcccctgcgttggcaggcagatttcttatccactgtgccaccagagaattcctaaaacaaaatttcttttttaaaaaaagcagcttGCTTGGTGCCCTGATTTCTGTGGCCTCACCCTACAGCACAAACTCTGTCAGGCCCACACACATAACTACCAGCCAAGGGCCAAGTAAATACAGGAACAAGCATGtgaagaaagtggaaaagaaCAAGCGGCCACAGCAAGGCAGGTCATCGCCTCACCCACCAAACAGTCCTCAAAGAAGGTCAAAATGAGATCAGCTGAGGGCTGGGAAAACGATCATTTACAGATAGAATTAAACTGccagaaaaaagagaagagttcAAAGGTGCTGCCCCAGATAACCACATGGAAAGAAGTTCAAAGTCACTTATCATGACGCAAAGACAAGTTAAAACCACAAGATACTACAGCACaactatcagaatggctaaaataaaaacattcaaggAAGCAAGGATGCAGAAAAGATGGATCATTCAaccttgctggtgggaatgtagatgGAATACACATTCCAGAGAATAGTTTGCAGTTCTTTATAAGACTAAACATGCAGCGACCACACAATCTAGTCATTGCACTCCTGGGCACTTATCCTAGAAAACACCCCAGGTGTTTACATAAAACCTGGGCGTGAACATTAGAAGCAGTTTTCTTCTTAACAGTCAAGAAATGAAACCAAAATATCCTTCAGTGGGCGAACAGTGAAACAAACCATGGTCCAGTCCCTGGATGGAATACTactaaggaaaaggaagagactaTCAGTGAATCCAAAGGGCATCGAGGTGAGTGAAACCTAATCTCAAAAGACTGTTAGTAGGACAGTCCTGAAATGACAGGATCATAAAGATGGTGAGCAGGGGAGTGGCTGTGGGGCTGAGGGGCTGAGAAAGGCAGTGTGCCCCAGAGGGCAGAAGCGAGCCTGATGGTAACGGAACAGCTCGGTCTTCATGGAAGATACCCAGGTCTACGTGTGTGATCAAATCAGAGCTGCATGCAAGCGAGCACGTGGAAACCTGGAAGAACCTGAGTGCGCCCTGGGGCTGGCCCATCCCCCCCTCGCCCCCGCCACCCCCGAATGTGACCCTGGACTATCGGAGGCAAGATGCTGCCACTGAGGGAACTGGGTGAGGGTATATGAGACCTCCCTGCTCACTTTTTTTGCGGGTTCCTacaaatctataattatttcaaaataaaagttgaaaaaggAGCTGCCTCTCCTAGCATGGGTCCATGCCAGTGAGAAGGGAAAGGGCAGTCAGTCAGTTCTCATGAAAAGCCTTTACTAGGTTTTTTAACCATGTGTAggtatgtttctattttttaagtctCTGATAAAGGAAGCAGACAGAAGCAATATGAAATACtggcaagaggaagaaatgggcATGGGTGGACAGACGTGAGGCCACAGGGGCGAAGTAAACcccagggggaggagggagagaagcagGTAGAACCATGCCCCCAGGAGGGCAAAGGCCCAgcaggggcagggcctgggcaggGCTGGCTAAGGGGCCACCGGGGCGCCAGGGTGGTCAGGCCCCAGGCCGACGCCCCATCTCGCTCACGGGGCCAGCGTTCCATGGTTCAAGAGAAGCAGggtggagaagggacaggttcTGGGCTCAGGCACCTTTCTTCTGAGCTACCTGTGCAAATGGCCTTGTGCCGCTCAGCCCCTCAGGGCCGGCAAAGCTGCAAAGCACCGCTGCGCCCCACCACCCCAAATCAGACCGTCCGCTGCCCCTGCTGTGGCTAAGTAATGGGGGACGGGTCAGCAGGGGAAGTGGTGATGTGCGGTGAGCCTCTGCTCAGCTGGCACAGCCCAGATTTGGGCTGGAACATTCTCTGTGGGCCATCTTAGGCGCTGCTGGGCACTGAGAGCAGCCCTGGCCCAGCCCACTCAGTGCCAGGAACAGCCACCCTGAGTGTAGATACCCCCAGACACAGCCAAGTGGCCCTGAGTAGggctgccagataaaatacatgaTGCCCAATCAAATgtgcatttcagaaaaaaattcatcTTTGAATAATCTCTTTAGTGTAAGTACTTCCCAAACATTGCATAGGTCATCCCCCCAAAAGTCACTCGTGTCTGTCTGAGATGTACCTCTCTGACAGTTTTCCGTGCCCAGCCCGGCAGCCCATCCTGGGGGCACAACCACAGTAGCtggaagaggaggctgggggcaCCCGCAGCCTCACCAGCCAGCCTGGCGGGCGGAACCTGGATAAAGAGGTACGCTAGCCCCACGTCCCACCCTCCCTCTGCCAGGCACACATGGAGATCACTGCTCAGAAACCAGCCGCACCCAGGCTCAGCACGGTCCCCGCTGAGATCAGCACCAGGGAAAGGCCTGCAGGGAGACGAGCAAGCAGCAGACCTCAGCAGCCAGCCTACCGAAGTGGCCCCCAGAGGCATGACTGGGTCCCCCAAAAGCCAAGCAGCCCAGCCCACAAAACCCGCAGGACTCCTCTCACAGCCAGTACTTAACAAACACGTGGTCAGGATGAGGAAAGACCTCAAAACACAGAGCCCCAGCTCAGCCGATGAGTCAAGCCACACCTGGGAGGAAAGGTCTGAAAAGTCACATCTGACAGAGGACTGTCACTCAGAACATACACAACCACtgaaaactcaacaataaggaGACAGTCTGattaaaaataggccaaagatctGGACATCTCCCCAAAGAAAACATTCAGGTGGCAAACAGCATACGAAATGATGTTACATGTCATTTGTCATCAGgaagaggaaattaaaacaaGCCCCACTGCACACCTATCAGGATGatcaaaatccagaacactgacaccaCCCAAGGCTGGTGAGGATACGGAGAAATGGGAACGGTTTGCTTAttgtcggtgggaatgcaaaatgataccgccactttggaagacactttggtggtttcttataaaactacaCATAATCTTACCTTACAGTCTAACAATCACACTCCCTGGTATTTACCTAAAGAAGTTGAAAACTaacctctacacagaaaacctgCACATAGATGTTTATAGCACCTTTAGTCATAAGCACAGCAATCTGGAAGCAACAGCAAGTCCttcgatagatgaatggataaactggtACATGCAAACAACAGAGTATTAGTCAACactaaaagaaatgagctattaagccctgaaaagacatggaggaaacgtaaatgtatattactaagtgaaagaaggcagtctGAAAAGGCAGCACACTCTGTGATCCCAACTATGTGACACTCTGGAAAAAGGGAGACTATGGAGACAGTTTCTGATCCGAAAAGATCCTTTCAGTGGTGGTGAGGGGTCAGGAGGGAGGGAAACAGGCAAAGCACAAAGGACAGTTCGGGACAACGAAGCCACTCTTCATGATGTTACAGTGGGACATTCGTCCAATCTCATAGAAAGCCCAGCACCAAGAGTGAGGCCTAATGTGAACTAAGGACTCTGGGTAATTTTGATGTCAATATAGGCTCATCAATTGTAACTGATGTACTACTTTGAAGGAAAGGCTGATAATGGCGGAGGTTATGCATGTGTGGGAGCAGAGAATATATGAGAAATCTCTGCCTTCTCCATTTTCCTActaacctaaaactgctctaaaatgtctttccttttttatttttggctgcaccacatggcttgcagtatCTCAACTcaccaaccagggactgaagccaggccgtggcagtgaaagcctagaatcctaaccactaggccaccaggatACTCCCTTGAAGAGTCTACTTTAAAAACCAAaacctaaagttttttttttttttttttttttgttgtttaaatattCTATTTGTAGTTATCAGTTAACTAAGAATCCTATAAAAGAGAATGCATTAGAATATCTAACATTTGTGCATCAGAAAAAATatagagggatccggtggagagggaggtgggaggggggactgggatggggaatacatgtaaatccatggccaacTCATTTCAATGcataacaaaaaccactgcaacgatGCAAAgcaatcagcctccaactaataaaaataaaaaaaaaaaaaagaaaaaatatatcgttctagattttctttccctgaaaaatcttttaatatttaaaacagatattttAGCAGAATTTGCTGTCACTCATCACACATAAGAAGGAAATAGAAGGACATCACACCTTATATTATAAGCTTCAGATTCCCATTAAAAAGTTCTATGCCTTCACAGTCTTCAGATCAGAGATACACAGCTAGtaacatagatacacacacagtaACTGCTCAGATAGACAGATTGGGATTTAAATTCCAGCTTCTCCACTTAATAATCCCAGATCTCCATGCAGACcaatttatttaacatttctgaacCAAACTAAggctattaatatttattcttcagGGCTGGGGGATTTCatgaaataaatctaaaaaacatTCATTGCTGTCTCTATCAGAAAAACCAATGTTCAATCAATGGTAGTCATATAGaagatgttttcaaattattatttaatatattccaTATTTGATGTATTATTTTATGATAGGCTATCCCAGAAAAACTCAAGTctcaacaaattcaataaattcaAGTCATTGGCTATTTACCAAGCAGACACTGTGTGACAGACTCTGTGCACCTTGACAGCACATTACTACTTTATAATGACGGTTCACGCCTACTAAGGCTTTTCACATTCTTCTGGCTTCCTCCACACTGTTCAATCTGGATTCACAGTGTTCCTTAAGTACATGAAGGCTGGAAGTGGAAATGATGAAAATACCTTCAACTGGCAGGAGTGGAGTAgtggcaggggaaggagagaggtgaAAACTGAGTCTTAGAGTCGATGAGGGGggccaacaacaaaaataacgAGATGTAGTTCTATGATTCTGTGAACAGGCAGAGACAGGAGTGACTGCGAGTGTGCTTGAGTGTGTATATGTACGCATGAGATGTATTTTCATACCCATGATATTTTGGCTTTTATCTCGAAGTCAACTTtatgtgtgttagccactcagtcgtgtctgactctttgcaaccctatggactgtaacccaccaggctcctctgtccacgggattttccaggcaagaatactggagtgggttgccatttccttctccaggaaaaacCTAAAGTTTTGTCTGAGGGATGGTGCTACATTCGGGAAACAAGATCAGGGTGCACTGAGGAAGGATCAGCTCAAGGATGGGAAACTAGAAGCATGACAGTTTCAATGAAAAATTCCAGGGCGTTCCCTCCTGGCCTAAGTGGTTAGGATTCCGGACTtgcactgctgtggcccaggttcagtccctggtcatggaactgagatcccacaatccgcacagcacagccaaaaaggaagaaaaagaaaaactggagacAGGATACAGAGAAAATGCCAGGCAGAGCAACCATGAAGAAAGCAGGAAGGCCACAGGCTTCCAGGCGGGACACCAGTTGCCAGCGTGTCCCCTTCCCTCAGAGAGCAGACCTCAGTGCGATCAGATGTAGGTAAAAGGTCAAGAGCAACCAGGAGGGGAAGGAGCACATCTCATGAACAACAGCAGGCGTCAGACCCAAGACATATCCCAGTAGAAACATCAGGGTCAGCGGGAGGCCAGAAGGCTCAGCACCCCATGCCCCAGCGTGGAACTGAGAGAGAGGAATCTGGGCATGGTtcacccagcccccaggcccaAGAGCAGCCATCTGAGGGGGAGTTCTCATGTCTCCCCTCCTCCAACTGCTCACCAGTGGGGCCACTAATTCAGGCTGTCTGTCTCTGATGGAATGAGGACCCCAGCCCACCCATTGGAGTTGCACGCCCCACAAAGGACTGAGCTGGAATCTCAGAAGAGCAACCAGGGTCAGGGGACATCATCACGGTGAACTCCGATTCCCTCAGCACAGACAGCAAGTGGCACACCAACACCCCGCTCTCAGGAGtgaacagagagaaaagcaaagtccTCCACAGTGCAGATCACAGCATGCACAGTGCCTAGAGAGAACTGCCACGTGCATGCCTGCTGACAAGAACTGATGGCCCAGCAGCTAAGCAAAAACACGCCAAACCAGAGGAAGagatttaaagattttaaaaaaaagaactagaaacagaaaaatatttattttttacactgTAGAGTGACTTATCAGGATATAACTTCATTATAGGAAGAATGCAAAGGCAGAAAGATATAAAGGCAGACTGGAGACTCAAGGAAGAAAATTGAAGGATCAAAACACCATTACAACACTGAATAAACTAAAAACTGAAATGACCATTATAGGGGCTACTGAATGTTACAGACATGGAGGGCTTAAGATAATCAAAGAATCTAGTTTTTAAAAGAGGTTAAGCAACTACTGGGAAGATAATaattacataaaacagataatgaCAATGGTATTTCTGAAAGAGGGGACACAGAGCAGGGACCACACATGTATTCTGTAAAAGATCAGACTGAAAATAATTTAGGTGTGAGGCCACACAATCTCTACCAcattattacattattcattataCTTTTACcattggaaagcaaaagtagcCACAGAGTATATAAACAAATGGGCATGTAGCAGTCATGCAGtcaaactttatttacagaaacagagTTGGATCTGCCCAAGGGTCATATTTTACTGATCCCTGTTCCAGAGTCACAGAGCTCACCAAGAGCCTAGCAACATGACATGAAAGAAGACCCAAAATACAACACATCATCATGACACAAGACATCAGGATGAAGATGAGCCCCTACGAGAATCCAGAGAAAAACCAGTCACACACAAAGGCTCAGAAATCAAACAACACTAGCCTTCTTGACAACAATGCTATCAGCTGCAAAACAGGTTGTGGTTTCAACGTTTTCTGGGACAATTTTCAGCGGAGTTTTAAGACCAGCCAAGTTATTgggtatggagaaggaaatggcaatccactccagtattcttgccttgagaatcctatggacagaggagtccatggggtcacagagagtccgacacgactgactAGACTGACTCACTCACACATAACACACAAGTTATGGAGTCCGCTTAGGTATCCTACCTCTCTCTCAAGAAGCCACTAAAGAATGTACTCTACCAGCAGGCAAGAAGTACTTAGGAAGATGCAGACAAAAACCCACAACAGAAGAGGGACAGGAGAGTTTCCCCGGCGGCCTCGGGCAGAGCAACAGCCTGGAACTGCGTTAAGAGGTTCTAGAGAAACCAAGTCTGAGAAAGCTAAGGAAGTGAAAACGGAAATCTGTACAGGACACCAAACGTTAATACCACTGAATACTGGGAGATTTGGGAGAGAAATGCGTGGACACTAGAGAACTCAGGAAGCAGTGGTACAAGCCAGTGGCACGGAGGTTGCTCCCTGCAGTGTGGCTGCTTTTCCGTGCAGAGGGTTTGAGCGTGAGCAGAGGCCAGGCCGAAGTGCTCCCGGGCGACACTCGCTGTCGCCGGCCCATCCCTCGGAGCTGGCTCCAGCCCACCTACGGCTGCCTTCCCCCAGGTACTCACCCTCTGCCCGCTGTGCGGGTCTCCTAGTGCCTACCCTGGGCGCTCTTTCCGGCCTCAGGTGCCCTCTCTTGGGGGCTCACCTCGGCCCACCCTGTGCACAGATTCCCAGATGTCCCTTCCCCTGGACGCCCTGCCGTGCATGTTCTTTCCTGGATGTCCGTCCCGAGCTAGTGGTAGTCTTCCCCCAGGTACCCCGCCTCTGGATGTCGTTAGTTCTGCCTTCTGTCCGCCCCTCCCTAGTGTCTGCCTCTGCCTTAGGGGCCCACCATAGAAGCCCACCCGCCCAGGTCCTCTCAGGCCCGCTCCCGGGTGCCCTTCCCCCGGGGGATACCGCGACCCCAGGGGCCAGTCCTGCAAAACGCTCTCACCCGTAGAGAATGACGTCATAGAGAGTGCGTCCCTGCACATTGAGAAAGTGGGCGTAGCCCGCTCGGGCCGAAGTTGACGCCTCGCCAACCGCAGGACCCGGAAGCGGCAGCTCATTGGTCAGCAGACCTAGGAGAAAGGGCGCCGAGTCCGGCCCGCGCACGCGCACTAGGGCACGCTCGCCCAGCAGGAAGCAGGCCCATGTTGCGCCGCTGGCGGAGTCAGCGCTCTGACAGCAGCCACTGTGAGCCAGGTGGCGCCTCGGGGCCGCGCGCAGCCGCCAGCTCCAGGCCGGTCCGCCGCACCCTGGAGCCGCACCCCTGAGCAGTGCCGCGGCCGCCATCTTGGGGAGGAGTGAGGCGGCCCGCGCAGCAGCTCGGGCGGGCGGCCGGACGCGCGGGGCGAGTGGGGGGGCCGGGAAGCGGTGCGCGCGGGCGCCACAGCGGCCCCTGGCTGCTGACGGACGGAACGTGCGCGGGGCGGGGTGTGCACGAGCATGCGCGGGCTGGGGCCACAGCGGCCCCTGGTGGCGGGCGAGCGTTCCCTGCCGGAGAGGCCAGAGTGAAGGTGGGCGGGGCGTGCGCCCGGGCGAGGCCTCGGGTTGTCGGCTGCACACCCATCTTAGACTGACTTCTGCTCCTGCAAGTTGGCCTGCCCCTCAATTCTCAGAGATGTTTCCACTTGCTTTATCGTGTTGAGCCGCGCATAACCTGAACTTGActatcttttccattttggggTGCACATTTCTGAGGCATTGAGTATGTTCACACCGTTTTGCAGTCATCCCCATTATCCAGAATTTTctcatcttcccagaccaaaACTCCGCCCCATCAAATGAATacccctgtctccctccccagacCCTGGGAATGCCAGTCCAGTCTGTCTCTATGAACCTGACACCTCTGGGAAACTCATGGAAGTGgagtcatgcagtatttgtcttttgtgacAGGCTCCtatctaccaggttcctccatgaTGTAGCATGTGTCAGGCTTTGTAAAGGCTGAgtgatagtccattgtatatgtatgtatgtgtttgtatacacacacacacacacactacatctggattatccattcactcatcgatgggacatttatgttgcttgcAACACACA
This region includes:
- the IBA57 gene encoding putative transferase CAF17, mitochondrial; protein product: MAAAALLRGAAPGCGGPAWSWRLRAAPRRHLAHSGCCQSADSASGATWACFLLGERALVRVRGPDSAPFLLGLLTNELPLPGPAVGEASTSARAGYAHFLNVQGRTLYDVILYGLPERPGEQPTFLLECDSSARDALQTHLLLHKIRRKVTVEPCPELRVWAVLPRAPGDAGGAVPLRKEAECAAILTRDPRTACMGWRLLSQGEGSALVPGGRLGDLQDYHRHRYQQGVPEGVHDLPPGVALPLESNLAFMNGISFTKGCYIGQELTARTHHMGVIRKRLFPVQFSGAVPGGGIAPGAPVLTEAGQAAGKYRAGLGDVGLALLRSEKIKGPLHIRTSESGLVALTASVPGWWPTATK